A portion of the Faecalibacterium sp. I3-3-89 genome contains these proteins:
- a CDS encoding CYTH domain-containing protein — protein MEIERKWMVTGWPEGLAMEEEFAMRQGYISVQPTVRIREEALTGGKTSYVLCFKSGGGLAREEIERDIDEALFHDLETKIIAKPLIPKLRRSYRLPDGAVLEVNHVDEGQPTEFWYAEVEYPTVEAARSWQPEAVGLADYLRDEVTDQPGQSMGAYWVQTRG, from the coding sequence ATGGAGATCGAGCGCAAATGGATGGTGACGGGCTGGCCGGAGGGGCTGGCGATGGAGGAGGAGTTTGCCATGCGGCAGGGCTACATCAGCGTGCAGCCCACCGTCCGCATCCGGGAAGAGGCCCTCACCGGCGGAAAGACCAGCTATGTCCTCTGCTTCAAGTCGGGCGGCGGGCTGGCCCGGGAGGAGATCGAGCGGGACATCGACGAAGCACTCTTCCACGACCTTGAGACGAAGATCATTGCGAAGCCCCTCATCCCGAAGCTCCGCCGCAGCTACCGGCTGCCCGACGGCGCGGTGCTGGAGGTGAACCATGTGGATGAGGGCCAGCCCACGGAGTTCTGGTACGCCGAGGTGGAGTACCCCACCGTGGAGGCCGCCCGCAGCTGGCAGCCGGAGGCCGTGGGCCTTGCAGACTACCTCCGGGACGAAGTCACCGACCAGCCCGGCCAGAGCATGGGTGCCTACTGGGTGCAGACCCGGGGCTGA
- a CDS encoding class I SAM-dependent rRNA methyltransferase gives MKSDRTYPVYKVNKKAEASLVGGHPWVYENDILAFPESEPENGTLADVVSTKGAYLGTGFVSLKSKIRVRLISRNANDTFDASFWRRRVEYAWAYRKTVLEPDDLSACRVIFGEADQFPGLTVDRFNNILVTQTLSVGMEKLKPLLFPLLAEVLRADGQTIDGIYERNDEALRAKEGLGQNKGWFELPGETHPASTQTEICENGVYYHVDFENGQKTGFFLDQKYNRRAVARLAAGHTVLDCFTHTGSFALNAASGGAARVTAADISADAIAMAQRNAARNGLTNMDFLCEDTFELLPRLEKEGHPYDFIILDPPAFTKARRTVENAMRGYKEINYRAMKLLPRGGYLATASCSHFATEELFIKMLRSAAKDAHRQLRQIEVRQQAPDHPILWGVPETNYLKFFLFQVI, from the coding sequence ATGAAATCAGACCGCACCTACCCCGTTTATAAAGTAAATAAAAAAGCCGAGGCCAGCCTTGTGGGCGGACACCCGTGGGTGTACGAGAACGACATCCTCGCCTTCCCCGAGAGCGAGCCGGAGAACGGCACCCTCGCCGATGTGGTGAGCACCAAGGGTGCCTACCTCGGCACCGGCTTCGTCTCCCTCAAGAGCAAGATCCGCGTTCGTCTCATCTCCCGCAACGCCAACGATACCTTCGACGCCAGCTTCTGGCGGCGTCGGGTGGAGTATGCGTGGGCCTACCGTAAGACCGTCCTTGAGCCGGATGACCTCTCGGCCTGCCGGGTCATCTTTGGTGAGGCCGACCAGTTCCCGGGCCTGACCGTAGACCGCTTCAACAACATCCTCGTCACCCAGACTCTCAGCGTGGGGATGGAGAAGCTCAAGCCCCTCCTCTTCCCCCTCCTCGCCGAGGTGCTGCGGGCCGACGGCCAGACCATCGACGGCATCTACGAGCGGAACGACGAGGCTCTGCGCGCCAAGGAGGGCCTCGGGCAGAACAAGGGCTGGTTCGAGCTGCCGGGTGAGACGCACCCCGCCTCCACCCAGACCGAGATCTGCGAGAACGGCGTCTACTACCACGTCGATTTCGAGAACGGCCAGAAGACCGGTTTCTTCCTCGACCAGAAGTACAACCGCCGGGCCGTGGCACGCCTCGCCGCCGGACACACCGTGCTGGACTGCTTCACCCACACCGGCAGCTTCGCCCTCAACGCCGCCAGCGGCGGCGCAGCCCGGGTCACGGCGGCAGACATCAGCGCCGACGCCATCGCCATGGCCCAGCGGAACGCCGCGCGCAACGGCCTGACCAACATGGACTTCCTCTGCGAGGACACCTTCGAGCTTCTGCCCCGCCTCGAGAAGGAGGGCCACCCCTACGACTTCATCATCCTCGACCCGCCTGCCTTCACCAAGGCACGCCGCACCGTGGAAAACGCCATGCGCGGCTACAAGGAGATCAACTACCGGGCCATGAAGCTCCTGCCCCGGGGCGGCTACCTCGCTACGGCCAGCTGCTCCCACTTCGCCACCGAGGAGCTGTTCATCAAGATGCTCCGCTCCGCCGCCAAGGACGCCCACCGCCAGCTGCGCCAGATCGAAGTCCGCCAGCAGGCCCCCGACCACCCCATCCTCTGGGGCGTGCCGGAGACGAATTATCTGAAGTTTTTCTTATTCCAAGTGATTTAA
- a CDS encoding rhomboid family intramembrane serine protease: protein MAVQYNSPVILTFFLLSLGALFLGRYTGGWTTTHLFSVYRSSLKDPLFYFRLFGHVLGHGSWDHFINNMLLLLVVGPPMEEKYGSLPLLKGILLTALISGVLQCLLFPRTALLGASGIVFMLIMLASLSGFSGGIPVTMLLVAALYLGQQVYDIIFVRDNVANFMHIVGGVCGTVFGYVNAGPRRRRRH, encoded by the coding sequence CTGGCAGTCCAGTACAATTCGCCGGTCATCCTTACATTTTTCCTCCTCTCGCTGGGGGCACTGTTTCTGGGCCGGTACACCGGAGGCTGGACCACCACCCATCTGTTCAGCGTCTACCGCTCCTCGCTGAAAGACCCGCTGTTCTATTTCCGGCTCTTCGGCCATGTGCTGGGGCACGGCAGCTGGGACCACTTTATCAACAATATGCTCCTGCTGCTGGTGGTCGGCCCGCCGATGGAGGAAAAGTACGGCAGTCTGCCGCTTCTGAAGGGCATCCTGCTCACGGCCCTCATCTCGGGCGTATTGCAGTGCCTTCTGTTCCCCCGCACGGCCCTGCTGGGGGCGTCGGGCATCGTCTTTATGCTCATCATGCTGGCGTCCCTGTCCGGCTTTTCGGGCGGCATCCCGGTGACCATGCTGCTGGTGGCGGCGCTCTATCTGGGCCAGCAGGTGTATGACATCATCTTTGTGCGGGACAACGTGGCCAACTTTATGCATATCGTCGGCGGCGTGTGCGGCACGGTGTTCGGCTATGTCAATGCAGGCCCGCGCAGGCGGCGCAGGCATTGA